In Stigmatopora nigra isolate UIUO_SnigA chromosome 21, RoL_Snig_1.1, whole genome shotgun sequence, the genomic stretch agtcgtgaaaataaagtacaatgttCTTATTaacaatttttcattttgcactTTAGGGGTTTTAggtaaaatgttttgatcaaaacaacagaattGGATGCCAATTATGTAATAATAGGACTGAAGTATAGAGTGATTCCCAGAATAGTATTCATAATGCATATTTGCCCTCATCCTTGTTAGATGCCACGAGCAGTGTTATGCATCTTTGTTTTACATTGGCCCTTACACCCTTGGGTGCAACTCTCTGACAGCCTCTTAGTTTCTCAAATCCCTCTTATAATAGAACACCTCGGATTATCAGGAAGGCATCCGTTCACACGTCACCCCCGGTGGCATCTCAGAGGAGCAGCCAgccaaagctaaaaaaaaaaaaaaaaaaaacctgtcgtCCCAATAACCCGCTATGGCGGAACTGCACTTATACTGGGATACTCTTCCCAGAAATAATGGTGGGGGGAAGTTCAGGTGTGTTTTTAAACATACTGGTCCCTAAAAATCATTTAGATTTTGAAATATACACAATAAATCAAAGTTGAATCCCTACTAAGTGTTTGCTAATTGTGCACCAAGTCCTAAAAGAGTCCATTTGAATTTAATGTGAGGTTTGACCTCATGTACTTTTCATTATAGGAGTAATACTACATAACGGAAATGGATACTATGTCTGTTTTTTAACatgatggttaaaaaaaatcctaactcAACTGAGTCAAATCCAATTATCTCACAATaatgcccccttttttttaaattgaaagtcCCCTATCGATGTTGTGCAAAATTTTAAGTCCAATTTCCTCGACTTAGCTGGCATAAATAGACTCTGACGCCAAACAGAAGAATCCCGTTGAAAGGCAACGTGTGTGCCTCGATACCAGCGGTGCACAGTCTTCCTCACGAcaaccacaaacacacacacacacacaaacacacacacacacacacagtcagacATGAGCTATGTTTGAGGGCAATGTCTGACGGCCCTCGACTAACTGCATATAGCACAAAGCGAGCTTTGATCGTCGCAATGTGACTGTGGCaaagccattttgttttggGGCCCTTGGCTACCGGAAGTTTGTGGTGTGGGAAGACTCGGTGGTGCtaaatatacaataataaaaaggcTGGCAGATTTATTTCAGTTGTGAATTCTTTTCCTCCTCTTCAGCCAGAGAAGAAAAGAGCGTGAGACGTGCCGGGCTGCCGCTCTCCCCACGTCAAATGATAATTACAGAGAGAAAAAGGAGGGGAGAGTGCCGTCTCCCAAATAAAGAGGGGCGCCTGCTGTATTAGACTTGCAGTGATTGCACATGAGAGATAAAAGGACAATACACACCACATGTTGCTCATTGGACAATAATCACAAATAAAGCCAAGAAAGGCTTCCACACCGCAAAAGACGCTTTTTTTGGGTGCTTCGGCACCGATTCGCTTTGGGCTTTTTGATCCCCCCCATACGGTTGAGGGGTCCTTTCCCCGGAGCCTGCCTCCGAATTCCAGGGATTCTGGGATCATTGAAATGTTTCACGGCGCCCCCCGGGAGACGGCGCTCGGAATGGAAAATGCAATGGCGGTCTCGTCCATTGTCCCCGGTCTTTAATCAGGCTCCCAAATGTGGCTCGCGCTGCCACCGTGGTGCGTTGTCCCAGCCTGGGAAAATGCAGGCCTGAGTGCTTGTTCGACCACAACGAGCGACAGGGGTGCCGCTGCAGGCCCTCGGCGCTGGAGTGTGGCTACATGGAGACGACGGTTTGATTTTTAGACATCGCAAGCCGCAGGCGTCATGTTGGGAATGGCCactactgtctttttttcttctccgcAAGGGGTCACTTGCTCTATTGGTACAATCAACAAAAACATGATCAATTAGCAAAGCATCTAAAAGTGCCCCGCCCCCTATTTTTGAAAGGACAACTTGATATTATGGAAAAACTTGAATCCAAACTTTAGTTTTGGGTGtctcatggaaaaaaatgttggggaAACCCTTAATTAGAGAAAGATTTGTATTGGTTTTCAATTTTGTGGTAATATTTATAATCGTATTTTATGGGCTGTCAAGAAAAGATGAGATACTATATAGTATAGAGCATCAGAGTGGTTTTCCCATGTCAAGGAATAGGAAAATATGAAGTTAGGAACTGGGGGATGTGGTGAATAAATGGGTAATTTATTCATCCGCTTTGCTTTTAATTGGGAGAGGAAAagttatatttacatttttttctttagcttTTAATCAAACTGTTGCAATCCGTTTTAGAAAATTGTTTTGTACTTTAACATGAGggacaaaataaatgtcattacatacataaattaaagaaatgcattcTAATTAGATTTTTATccccattatttattttattattgtgattattgtttttttgtgcgtttattttccccttttattttgaaggtccgATAACAGCCTTACTCCTCGTCCCTGATTGGCTGATCTAAATGTCCAACATTTCATCCCGGAAACGCTGTCTACCTCGATCAGGAAAAAACAAAGCACCCCACAAGAATTCATCCTTTTAGTAGTCTAATGTACAGTGTCGCATCAGTGAGCCTTTTTCCAGAGTGCATTATTGGGTAAGTTAAAGaaatcaatgttttcttttgtccGATTCTCGCAATTTTAGGCGATCTTACGACCATCCGATTATGGTCTTGTAACTCTGGCTAGTTAGCTTTAGCAGGGAGAGCTTCCCTgcacaaatcaaatgacacaaaaCAAAACCGTGCCATCAAACTCCTCAAATTTAGATCGATCATCAGAGACACATATGTGACGACAAACATCCTGCATGTCGTTTTAAAATTTTAAGATGGTTCAACACTGTATATTGAATGGAATTGACttgctcaacaaaaaaaataattatactaGTTCCACTATTGCTCATGCAATTCCTATTAATTCTTTGTCCTTTCCTCATTCCTGCAGATCCCACTGAAGTAAAACCATGGACGTGCCTTGCTATCTACCAAAACTGCTTTTTGAGCTCAATGAGCAACGCAAACGTGGCTTCTTCTGTGATTGTAGCATCCTTGTCGAAGGCCGTGTCTTCAAAGCCCATCGCAATGTCCTTTTTGCAGGAAGTGGCTATTTCAGGGCTCTTCTGGTTCACTATTTACAGGTACGATGCTTTCAATTGGCAATTTCTGGCTTTAAATGTGacttaaattgtgtttttatctcATTCTAGGATAACGGTCAGCGCCAAAGCACAGCATCGTTAGACATAGTCACAGCAGATGCCTTCTCCATCATCCTGGACTTCCTCTACTCGGGCCGATTGGCCTTGAGCAGCATCAGTGTTATTGAGGTCATGTCAGCGGCCAGCTATTTACAGATGACCGACCTGGTGAACCTTTGCAAAAAGTACATTAGCTCCTCTTTGGATATATGCAACAAGGGCAAAGAAGGCGAGACGGAGGAAGAGAATTCGGGACAGGAAGGGCGATATCGACCCGCCGACAGCGGCACCCATGCCGCGTCCAAGTCCGGAATTGCGGAGCCTCCTTCGCAGGTTACAGAAGCAGATGGTGCATCTGTAAAGACAAGTCAAAGCCCTTTATCCATACCTGGCAACCCCCCTCCGGGTCCTAGCAGAATTGCGGACACTAATTACAATTCTGGCGGTGAAAGAGCAAAAACGCACACAAATCATGCTAACTTATCCTCGACTTTGTGCTCGGCTTTGACTCCCGAATTGGTCAACCCTAAGATAGAATATGACCCAGATGAGGAGCTTTTGGAATCTCCTGACAATAAATACTTGGCGTCCTATCCTGGACCTTCTGCTCCTCCTCATAGTAGATTATTCACCCCAAATGTATCCGCTGAGCGCTCCCCTGTGGCCCACAGCTCTACCTTTAGTGCCAGGCAGTTGATGGAGATGCTTGCCAGGGGTGAAGGCGCCAACCCGGGGCTGGATCGAGGGAGCCAACGCATTACCCAAAGACCCCCGGGGAGCATTTTGGGACTAAGCCGAATGGAGGACAGTCTAGGCTTTGTAGGATCGTCTGTTATGGAAATCCAATCTGACTGGATTGGAGAAGACACGGGtacggcaaaaaaaataaataatgtgatCGCTTGTCCTGCCATTTAGGGGCAGATCTATGCAAAActggattttttcttttgtctttttcaggtgACAGTTTACTAGTTCCGGTGAAACTACACAAGTGCCCCTTCTGTCCGTACACGGCCAAGCAAAAGGGAATCATGAAACGGCATCTTCGTTGTCATACGGGGGAAAGACCATTTCCTTGCCCCATGTGCGGCAAGAGGTTCACCAGACAGGAGCATCTTCGCACTCACGCTCTTAGCGTAAGATCTGGCTAGGATTTTTCAAACTAAGATGAATAATAGTATTAGCTAGTAGTCTGTGAGTAATTCCTAGTTTTTGAATCGCCTGCCATTGCGACATTTCTCAAGTTCTCTCGCTCTCTGCAAACCCTCCGACAGGTCCATAGGCACGACTTGCCCGTGGCGTGCAAGAGCTGCAGGAGAATCTTTTCTGGAACCAGCGTGTCTCCGGGTTTCCGGCGCTACGGCATCTGTGACAGCTGCAACTGCGTGACCACCACTCACGCCGACTCCACGCCACTGCACCCGAACGGACAAGGCGAACACGCGGAACGGGAAGATGGAGGAGGCGCCGATTGGGGTAACATCATGGATGACGTGGACGAGGTGGAGTTCGGCCGAGTGGAAGATTTGGTGGAGAAACAGATGCTGGAAAGGCAGCTGAGCACATGTGTTGATGTAGGTCACCCTCTGTAATCCTGATGGAGTctgcaagaacattttttttctcttttttggacATTATTTAGGAGCTGGTGTTCTCCACCCCAAAGGAAGGcgctttttgtttttacagtcgAGAGTTAATGCATGAAAGTTCGGAAATATCACGTGTTAATCATTTATGtaaaaatttcatttttattcgtGTTTATAAGGGAACTGGGGGCTCCAGCTGTCAATCAATGATGAAGAATGTGTCCAATTTGTGTTGTTGGAACCCCCACCCctctcattttattttcctgCGTGTGCTTTCTGATGATTGAGTCAGTTAAGAAGCTCTTTTAATGCCTTGTTTATTGGctaatttttttaatgccatGCAGAAACTTATGCATGTAGTACTAGGAAATGGAGTACTGCCCTCTATTGGAGACCTTACATACGTGCAGTGCTTACTCATGGACATGTTCTATCCTGATGATATTTGCAAACTTGCTTTTGACAGTAATTGAGTTTGGGGATGTCTgtacatgaatatttttaacaCTTATTATGGCCTATACTTAAGAAAAATATGAAGTGTACTACTCATATTCAATATAAGTTAATTGAAGTTTTAATCCTCCATggatgacaaaataaaataaaaaagtatttgaaTGCACACTATGCATTGTCGCAGTACTTTTTTGCGCAACTTGCTCTTAAAAGAGAAGTTTCCCTgacaaaaatcaggaaatgaaCGCAGAAAAAATCGAACGGTAGGGGACGACGATGCGCCCAACGCAGCAGACAAACGGAAAAGAAGAAGCCAGCCATTGTTTTAAGATACACTATTCACGTCAGTATTCTCCCATCAAGCTTCTACCCGGACCCCTTCAAGATAGGGACAAATCAGAGCTTCTACCCCCATAAACATGGGCAAGTCTCGGGACTTGACAGAGTTCGAGCGGGGTCTTATTGTCGGTGCTCGTAGTGCTGGTTGCAGCATCTCGGAAACGGTGAACCGACTGGGCTTCTCCAAGACGGCTGTATCCCGGATTTACCGGGAGTGGTGCGGGAAGAAGAAGACGTGCAGCGCGCGGGGGACAGGCGGAAGAAAACGTCTAGTCGACGAGATCGGCGAGAGAAGGATGGAGCGAGTGGTGGAGGCAAACAGCCGAGCCACCGTCACCGAGATCCAGACACTGTACAACTGCAGCGCCGAGACGCCCATCTCGTTGAAAACTACGCAACGGGCCTTGAAACGGTTGGGCTACAGCCGAAGGGCTCCCCGACGGGACCCTCATCCCAGGACGTCAAAGATGACCACCGTCCAGGGCTCGAAAGAACAGATCGCAGTGTCTGTGGATTTGGGGAACGGGAATAATACTGATCGTGATGCTTGTAGTACGAACCAGGAGATGTTGTCATTCGAGGACCCCCAAGTGAGTTCGAACCAGACTCTCCATGGGATTGGGTCGCCTTTAGCAGAATTTCAGTGTTGGTGAGAACTGCTCAATCAAGTTGGAGATATAGACTACATGTCAGTGGTTTTTGCACACTTAAATGTAAGAAAAAGTACTAACtgatcattttgtaaacaaGGTTAGGATTATGTACACAAAAGTTAAAAGGGAACTGTTGTATGGATTCTCTATGGATTTTAAGTCTGGATTGTATGCAATGCAAAGGAGTTTTTAGAGAATGGAGATATGATGACTGTGTGGCAACCATTTCAACTGCATGGAGTTATAAAGTTgtgcattttgtttttccatcttGCTATACATCTTTAAATGTTGGTGTTTAACTTGAGTAGCCCATATTGTCAATGTTCTTCTATCATATTTAAAGAGGAAATCGCTTACACGTTGCAAGCAATTCAATGTTCCGACATCACACTTGTGTTTATGATTGAATGCTTATTTATGTTTCCTGTCTTAATGTTATTGTCCTTgtaaaaaagatgtattttaaaatcatgTTAATTCCAATGTGTCTTTATTCAGCTATTACCACTGCTCACATCATAACTCGTTGcacattaggttttttttttaaataacacgaCAGCAGGATTTGTTAATATCAACTCTGGACATTGAATTGGCTAAgtgaaaccattttcatgctcactCCAGCACCAAAATGCAGCCATATATTTCTTCTTTTCAAAGATATATACATTTGATAAAACCAGTGTTTTTAAACCTTTAGGAAGACAGAACAGACCAAATggcaaaatacataaatactatCGCTAACTAATACAAAAGCTATGTCCGTCTGTAGTACCAATATCTGACGTAGTGGCACACGAGTGTACTTAGTGTACCATAGCTACACTGTGGAAGAAGGCGTTTTAGTTGGGGTTCACTTGAGGCCAATAAAGTGACAGCTCGTCTTATACTTCTCAAACAAAAGAAGCAAAACGTTGGAGAAGAAGTGGAATTGGCGGAAGATCCGTACACTGACACATGGGAAAGTCACGGGACTTGACCGAGTTTGAGCGTGGCTTAATCGTCGGGGTCCGGAGCGCCGGTCGGAGCATCTCGGAGACCGTCAGCCAGCTCGGATTCTCCAAGACTGCCGTGTCCCGGGTTTACAGGGAGTGGTGCGCCAAAAAGAAGACCCGAAGCGAGCGGGGTGGTGGCAGGAAACGTTTCGTTGACGAGCTGGGAGAGAAGCAAATGGAGCGAGTGGTGGAGGAGAACAACCACGCGTCCATCACCGAGATCCAGCGCTTGTACAATTGCACAGCCAAGAGACCTATTTCCATCAAAACTACTCAACGTGTCTTGAAACGCTTGGGCTACACCTGGAAGACTTCCCGGCGGGATGTGGCGACCCGAACCTGGAAAGGATCCTCGGTTTTAGGGGGTTCGACTCAAAAGGATAAAGCAGGGACTGATGTGGTGctgaataacaacaacaacagtggAGCAGAATCGAGTAGTAAAAGTCAGGGTTGTTGGCCTCAAGATGGCGCTCCTGTTAGTTCTAATGAGATGTTCCAGGGGATGGGATCATGTTCATTAGGGCCCTGATTTTGACTATTTCCCACCTCTAAGTGGGCATGCTTTCAATATAACTCAATAAATTGATATGAATCTCATGGAGAACAAAATGTGATTTGATAAATATTCAATGAAATAGCTCGTGAACAGTATGACGGTGGCCATATTGAAGGAGGGGCGTTGATCTCTGTTACAACAAACCAAATATGATTGACCAAACACTCAATTTAGCCAGACCTTCAAACATTTTGATCAATAAAAACCCCAAATAAACCCAGCAATCAATCTGGATGATAAAATAGCACATATAGGCACTTCAAGTTATGTGCAGGTCACATGACTAATCACATGACAGAGACCACGTGATTCTAAATGACATCCCAGGTGCTTGTAGTTGACAATTCCCAAAGAATTACCATGCTGGAAATTTAGCAAACAATTCAACTGGACTCGTGTAACCATgctttttgtaacattttgccTTTTAATTGTCTCATCGGCGTCCGAATCTCGCTACACTGCCGACTGGGCGAGTTTAGACACCCGTCCGCTGCCCTCATGGTACGATGAGGCAAAGGTGGGCATCTTTATCCATTGGGGGGTGTTTTCCGTGCCCGGATTTGGAAGCGAGTGGTTCTGGTGGCACTGGCAAGGCCAGAACCCCCCTGATCCCAAATGTGTAGATTTCATGAATCAAAACTACCCGCCTGGGTTCAGTTATCCGGAATTTGCATCCCAGTTTCGTGCTCAGTTCTTCAACCCAGAGGATTGGGCCGATATTTTTAACTCATCTGGAGCAAGGTGAGTACTCAAActactatttattcattttaatctcCAGGGAGGCATGGATAcatcttaaaaataaacttCAACCCACATTTTTAGATGATATTTGCATCACTTGATGTTCTTTATAAAACTGCAGTCCACATTTGCTCCATTGTATTCATAGtgttgtatattttttgggttattccAGGTATGTCGTGTTTACAGCCAAACATCACGAAGGTTTCACCAACTGGGAATCTCCCAACTCCTGGAACTGGAATTCAGTGGATATTGGTCCTCACAGAGATCTTGTCGGCGATTTGGCCGATGCAGTACGGAAGcggtttgttttaaaaataataattcttatAAACATCTCCGCATTTGCAATTTCCCTTTTGATGACGGGTTATATTTCCACGTTTAGATCGCTTCATTTCGGACTCTACAACTCACTTTACGAGTGGTTCCACCCTCTTTACCTGATGGACAAACAAAATGGATTCAAAACACAGAACTTTGTGCTTAAAAAACTATTACCAGAACTATATAACATGGTTGTAAGGTAAGCGCTAACTTGTAGTACTTTTATATTTCGCCCCCCTGTCACACATACCTAAAAAATGAATGCGATGTGTCGGACTATATGGTTTCGTCATTTTGATTATCCTCTTTACAGGTACCGACCTGAACTAATCTGGTCTGATGGAGACTGGGAGGCACCAGATTCATACTGGAACTCCACCCAGTTCCTTGCCTGGTTGTACAATGACAGTCCTGTTAaggtttgtttcatttttaaacaacaatttgtcgttttttggggtgaaattgaacaaaaacatgtttttttaggatACTGTGGTAACCAATGACAGATGGGGCGCTGGCTGCGCATGTAAACATGGAGGTTATTATAACTGTGAGGACAAGTATACACCAGGTCAACTCCCCACGCATAAGTGGGAGAAATGTACGTCTGTGGATATGAAGTCTTGGGGCTATCGTAGGAACATGAAGTTGATGGACTTGATGGACCTTCCGGCCATCATTGAGGTCAGTGTGGTTTTTGATAAGGTTAAATGTTTTCAGGAggaatattttatataaaaacatgTCTGGGATGAGTTAAAGATGACAAAACATTGATACTTTTTTGAAAAGGTTGTATTCCGTCCGCTTTATGATCACAACGCATGACAATAGTTTAGTTTAGGTCTAGTTAGTCAGTCTGCGTGTGATATCTGCCAATCTCGGTGAACGGGGATTAAGCAATGGCAGTAGTGAGGCTCCGATTTTGGGAACGGCCCGAAGAAAATCGCATTTTAAAGAAGAGGAATGGAATTTGTTGACCATTTTGGAGACCAGAGACGacacattttgaaattttcaaCTGAAAGTTTGCCACGCTGATACGTGCTCGGAGGTGAGTTGTAACAAGTCATTTTAAGATATAATAGATGTTTAGATTTGTTCAGTAAATAGTCTGTTATAATTTGaagatgtatatttaatttttgatgTAATTGGAGTGCTTAATTCAAGCTAGTATTTATTATGCTCCATATTTGAACCTTTGTAAGACATGCATTTGTCAATTTGTAATCAATATTGAAACCTTTTATGTATTCTAAGAGTATAATTATTAGAGTTTTTGCAGCTGCTAACATTTTCAGTAAACAAAACGCCAGCTAAAAACACTCATATTGGTCATTGAATTTAGGCTAAAAAACCCCAAGTCCTctcttttttcaaatatattcctttttttaggatttagttCAAACTGTAGCACTAGGAGGGAACTACCTCCTAAATATAGGCCCGACTCCCGACGGAATGATCCCAGCCGTGTTTGAGGAGCGATTGCGGGGAGTCGGTGCTTGGCTGGATGTCAATGGGGAGGGCATTTATTCCTCCAAACCTTGGAGAGTCCAGATGGAAAACACTACTGTATCAGTATGGTAGGTAGCAGAGTAAACAACCAATAGTATTGCCTCAAAAACGGATCCCTTATTGGTAAACATGCCATAGTTAAAAAAGCATATGCACCATCGTAAATCgttaaatagttaaaataacTTTTGCTATGTCTAGTccttttctaatattttttgcTGTAGAAGTGACATAGAATATAAAAATGCAGctgttgaattattattatttgttttaggtATACATTTAAAGGAGAGAGTATTTATGCCATCATGACAACTAAACCCTCCAAGCCAATTGTGCAACTTTTGGAGCCTAAAACATCTGCAAAAACCACGGTAAAGagattattcaatatttttttaattcaaatattaGTTTGCAAAATATGTTAAGACTCCTCCAATTGAAAATAGTAGAAAATGCATTGAAGTTTGACTCTTAACTGAGAGGATGCTAACTAAATTCGCCTtattaaaatgtccaaaatgatTGACTCTATAGGTAACATTGTTGGGAGAACCAAAGGCTTTAAATTGGTCTCCAATCAAGCAAAATAtcggccttgcaattgttttacCTGAGCTCTCCTACACTGAAGGACAAGCTTGGACTCTCAAACTAGATGGTGTTAAGTGACTGTAAAAATCTTACAAAAAAGGTCCTGAACATTTAGTGTGTTGCAAATCTACTTAAATGAAGGTTCCCTGTAATTTCGGACTTTCTTGTTTCACCCtaatacaaaatacataaagtgtaatctttactttgtactgtttttttttttgaaaaattttcaataaaaaatatttccccatCAATGTCTTTGCACTTTAGGATCATTTCTTGGAAgccgtgagaacaaatgaagacaaagtagtagttgtttaaCTGGCTAAAATAGCTTTATAGTAATcatcatattaataataataatgttagcctttagaaaatgttttgacaATAAAGACCGTGTTACATTCTGTGTAGAGGGGTTAAACCACGTCACAGTGTGCCATCTCTCTGGGCTTTTAGACGTGCTCTTTGGACACATCCAGAGCCATAAAACTAAGAATACAAATTGATATGTACACAATGAGATCTACGACATAACAAATGGAACCACTTGGGTATGATTCCAACCTCTTAATTCTTCCAGTTTGCCGTCGTATTTCTCATGCATGCATCATGtgaaactccatttttttttagagttatGGGACATTTACATCTCAATGGTATTGCTTTACGCTTCTGTCATTTCTCTttaaaacgacaacaacaaaaaaatatgtacacgATGCCGTCTTGGcacagaaaagacaaaaaaaaaaaaagctcagtgTGTTTAACCTGTTGGTTTCTTTTTAGACGAAATGACAGATGAGTTGAGAACATTTGAGCTTTTTGCTACATTTTCTAGTGGATGACTGAGAGTGAAGTCCTGTAATGCTATCTCTGAATTTCACAACTTTTAGATGGAAATTCAAAAGTCAACAAACAGTACATAAATATAACGTTTTGACTACGCTTTCTTTTGTAATCGTGTccatttttgagagaaaaatatcTTCCCAGAGTTCATCTCCCTTTTTGTTGGCCATTCTAGCAGCACTTTTAAGACATGTCCTACCACGTTAAGCTATTTATTGTACACAAAACTCATCCCTTGCTATATATAATAAGTTTAGAACAATGACTTCAACTAATAATCATATTGCAGTAACAATATATGTCTTATATTGAGTTGAGCAATGTTTGTCggcaaatgtatttacatttttttgtaaacaaaagaGTGGcaggattttgttgttgttgttgttgttgtgatatTACAATAATAGCTCAGTTTATCATCCATTTTCTAACAGTATTACAGTGTTGATACACCAGTCAAATATTGTACAGCTAAGTGCTTAAAAAGGCACATTGGAGTTTCAGGTACACATCAATTTTGCTGCTCTGATGGTTAATGGGAATGTTCCTGGAAATATCCAATTTTCTTTATGTATATTAAGTGGATTTGTACTTGTATATTGCTTTTGAAACCTTCACCAAGGCCTACTAATAACGTATCATCAGGAGTGATGTGGGTTTTTTGCTCAAGGATACTTGTCTAATGTGATTAGAACCATAAAAAGAAACTTAAAGTCCCCAAAAGGTACACAGTTCTTGGTTGGAATCCATTATTTAGGAACTATAAATTATTATGGTAACCATCAATCACTATTTTGTCTAACGTACATTGTTATTGTTCAAACtttaatacaaatgaaagaaCATTTTATGAACACAAAGTGGGAAATAAAACTATAATCAAATTAAATGTACAACTGTCTATTAGGAATATACaagtacaatataaaaaaagatttgtagGAATACCATTAGAACAGCTTCTTAGAAATGTCTACCTAAAACCCAAATCTGCAGTTCGAATCCCctctttcaaaaaacaaaaacaaaacatgatgcACCGTTTGAGTTCTTTCCGTGACTGGTGCTCTCCAGTCCCAGAAAATGGTCTGTAATAATTAGTATTTCCAAAAAAAGcactgtatttttgtgtgtcctGGCTATTTTTGGgtgatgtgttgttgttgtcaagAGAATCCCCCTGAGGACAGAGGCCTGGTTTACAAAGGCTGAGGTACTCAAGCGTGGCTCTgaatgtaggttttttttttttttatcgctcATCAGCACTGGTGACAGTTTGGATTTTCTGGCGTTGTAGTCAAGTCTGGTGATTGCTCTGAACTGTTGATACTCTCAGCGAAGGTCCTTGCAGTTGTATGGTTGTATGGGTGGTGGGAAACATCGAAAAATTGCAACACGATAGGTTCAGTGAAGGGAAAGTTGCTACGGTGGAGAAGTATTTGTTTAATCCTTTGTGATGGATTGACCAATCAGGGTCCTTCACAGTGGAGTTAAGAGTAGAAAAAGCAGGTCTTTGTGCTTTGTTTGATGAGCCTCAGCCATTGTCCAGTTTGACATGGATTCCAAAACAGAACGCTTTCCTTACAACAATTAGTTGTCCattgccatcattttttttgtctcttaagGATCTCTGTACAAAGATTTTAAAGCTACAAAAGTATCTCTCTTGTCAGATGGCTAAT encodes the following:
- the LOC144214518 gene encoding tissue alpha-L-fucosidase-like, whose amino-acid sequence is MLFVTFCLLIVSSASESRYTADWASLDTRPLPSWYDEAKVGIFIHWGVFSVPGFGSEWFWWHWQGQNPPDPKCVDFMNQNYPPGFSYPEFASQFRAQFFNPEDWADIFNSSGARYVVFTAKHHEGFTNWESPNSWNWNSVDIGPHRDLVGDLADAVRKRSLHFGLYNSLYEWFHPLYLMDKQNGFKTQNFVLKKLLPELYNMVVRYRPELIWSDGDWEAPDSYWNSTQFLAWLYNDSPVKDTVVTNDRWGAGCACKHGGYYNCEDKYTPGQLPTHKWEKCTSVDMKSWGYRRNMKLMDLMDLPAIIEDLVQTVALGGNYLLNIGPTPDGMIPAVFEERLRGVGAWLDVNGEGIYSSKPWRVQMENTTVSVWYTFKGESIYAIMTTKPSKPIVQLLEPKTSAKTTVTLLGEPKALNWSPIKQNIGLAIVLPELSYTEGQAWTLKLDGVK
- the zbtb8b gene encoding zinc finger and BTB domain-containing protein 8B, whose product is MDVPCYLPKLLFELNEQRKRGFFCDCSILVEGRVFKAHRNVLFAGSGYFRALLVHYLQDNGQRQSTASLDIVTADAFSIILDFLYSGRLALSSISVIEVMSAASYLQMTDLVNLCKKYISSSLDICNKGKEGETEEENSGQEGRYRPADSGTHAASKSGIAEPPSQVTEADGASVKTSQSPLSIPGNPPPGPSRIADTNYNSGGERAKTHTNHANLSSTLCSALTPELVNPKIEYDPDEELLESPDNKYLASYPGPSAPPHSRLFTPNVSAERSPVAHSSTFSARQLMEMLARGEGANPGLDRGSQRITQRPPGSILGLSRMEDSLGFVGSSVMEIQSDWIGEDTGDSLLVPVKLHKCPFCPYTAKQKGIMKRHLRCHTGERPFPCPMCGKRFTRQEHLRTHALSVHRHDLPVACKSCRRIFSGTSVSPGFRRYGICDSCNCVTTTHADSTPLHPNGQGEHAEREDGGGADWGNIMDDVDEVEFGRVEDLVEKQMLERQLSTCVDVGHPL